A portion of the Deinococcus peraridilitoris DSM 19664 genome contains these proteins:
- a CDS encoding aldo/keto reductase: MDYVRLGKSGLKVSRICLGTMTYGDPKWRDWVLGEEESRPFVQRALELGVNFFDTADMYSVGRSEEVVGRALRDFARREEVVIATKVFNPMGKGPNDRGLSRKHIMDAVHASLKRLGTDYIDLYQIHRFDPETPLEETLQALHDLVRLGMVRYIGASSGLAYQFAKSLYLADLHGWTRFVSMQNHYNLVYREEEREMMPLCCEEGVGVIPWSPIARGFLAGNRKGGEAQTVRARSDAFGERLYRTEGDYQIAERTVQVAQQLDVSSAQVAIAWLLQQEGVSAPIVGASKMHHLDEAVDALSVRLSDENRRFLEEPYQPHPVLGI, translated from the coding sequence ATGGACTACGTGCGGCTGGGCAAGAGCGGTCTGAAGGTTTCGCGCATCTGTCTGGGCACCATGACCTACGGCGACCCGAAATGGCGCGACTGGGTGCTGGGAGAAGAAGAAAGCCGGCCCTTTGTGCAGCGCGCACTGGAGCTGGGGGTCAATTTCTTCGACACCGCTGACATGTATTCGGTCGGGCGCAGCGAGGAGGTGGTGGGACGCGCCCTCCGGGACTTTGCCCGCCGCGAAGAGGTGGTCATCGCCACCAAGGTCTTCAACCCCATGGGAAAAGGACCCAATGATCGTGGATTATCCCGCAAGCACATCATGGACGCCGTGCACGCCAGCCTGAAGCGTCTGGGCACCGATTACATCGACCTTTACCAGATTCACCGCTTCGACCCCGAAACACCGCTCGAAGAGACCTTGCAGGCGCTGCACGACCTGGTCAGGCTCGGCATGGTGCGCTACATCGGCGCGTCAAGCGGTCTGGCCTACCAGTTCGCAAAGAGCCTGTACCTGGCCGACCTGCACGGCTGGACGCGCTTTGTCAGCATGCAGAACCACTATAACCTCGTCTACCGCGAGGAAGAACGCGAGATGATGCCGCTCTGCTGCGAAGAGGGCGTCGGCGTGATTCCCTGGAGTCCGATCGCGCGTGGCTTTCTGGCCGGCAACCGCAAAGGTGGTGAAGCGCAGACCGTGCGGGCCCGGTCGGACGCTTTTGGTGAGCGGCTGTACCGCACCGAGGGCGACTACCAGATCGCCGAGCGCACGGTCCAGGTCGCGCAGCAGCTCGATGTGTCCTCGGCCCAGGTCGCGATTGCCTGGCTGCTGCAACAGGAAGGCGTGAGTGCCCCCATTGTCGGCGCGAGCAAGATGCACCATCTCGACGAGGCGGTGGACGCGCTGAGCGTGCGCCTCTCCGACGAGAACCGCCGGTTTCTCGAAGAGCCGTACCAGCCTCATCCGG
- a CDS encoding hotdog fold thioesterase, with the protein MKQPLIDPEVQHLMDQMGQRQDETLMRTLGIEFVEVSKERVVARMPVVRRVHQPFGLLHGGASVALAETVASVGAWLNVAERGQGAVGLEINANHLRGVREGEVTATATPLHRGRSTHVWNIEIVNGQGQRICSSRCTLAIVLASQDD; encoded by the coding sequence GTGAAACAGCCCCTGATTGACCCTGAAGTTCAGCACCTGATGGACCAGATGGGTCAGCGGCAAGACGAAACGCTCATGCGTACTCTGGGCATCGAATTCGTCGAGGTGTCCAAGGAACGCGTGGTGGCCCGCATGCCCGTCGTCCGGCGGGTGCACCAGCCTTTTGGTCTGCTTCACGGCGGGGCTTCGGTGGCGCTTGCGGAAACCGTGGCGTCGGTGGGCGCGTGGCTCAACGTCGCCGAGCGGGGGCAGGGCGCGGTTGGCCTGGAGATCAACGCCAATCATCTGCGAGGGGTTCGCGAGGGCGAGGTCACCGCGACCGCCACTCCCTTGCATCGGGGCCGCAGCACTCATGTCTGGAACATCGAGATCGTGAACGGGCAGGGCCAGCGTATCTGCAGCTCCCGCTGCACCCTGGCCATCGTGTTAGCCAGCCAGGACGATTGA
- a CDS encoding PaaI family thioesterase, which translates to MSDPESPSPNPGPLAASGASGFGPERSLSVTWFDPQVSARALPTMSGLDFLQAIGRGDLPEPPIFRLLGIRPVTALQGRVEFVFTPDERHYNPIGSVHGGVFATLLDSVMGCAVHTALPAGVGYTTLELKTNILRPLGVDSGEVACVGTIIHVGARTATAEGRMHDARGKLVAHATTTCLILRPDRT; encoded by the coding sequence ATGTCCGATCCCGAATCCCCATCGCCGAATCCTGGGCCTCTGGCGGCTTCCGGGGCTTCGGGTTTCGGTCCGGAGCGTTCGCTCAGCGTCACCTGGTTTGATCCGCAGGTCAGTGCACGCGCCCTGCCCACCATGAGCGGGCTCGATTTTCTGCAGGCCATCGGGCGGGGAGACCTGCCAGAGCCGCCGATCTTCCGGCTGCTGGGCATCCGCCCGGTCACGGCACTACAGGGCCGAGTCGAGTTTGTCTTCACTCCCGACGAGCGGCACTACAACCCTATCGGCAGCGTGCATGGCGGCGTATTCGCGACCCTGCTGGATTCGGTGATGGGCTGCGCGGTGCATACCGCACTGCCCGCCGGGGTGGGTTACACCACGCTGGAGCTCAAGACCAACATCCTGCGGCCCCTCGGCGTGGACAGCGGTGAGGTTGCCTGCGTCGGAACGATCATTCACGTGGGCGCGCGCACCGCGACTGCGGAGGGCCGCATGCACGATGCCCGTGGCAAGCTCGTCGCGCACGCCACCACCACCTGCCTGATTCTGCGCCCTGACCGGACCTGA
- a CDS encoding dipeptidase translates to MTSLPPLNDALDAARADAELFDFLRIPSVSADSRRKGDMLRAAEFLQSKLASLGFTARVDRTAGHPVVYAERVASPERPTVLIYGHYDVQPEAPEGEWLSDPFEPTVRDGRIYARGATDDKGQAYAHVQGVELLLGQGDLPVNVKFLLEGEEEVGSPNLETYLRERAEELACDVIVISDGSRFARDVPTVTYGLRGLSYIEVHVQGANRDLHSGSYGGAAPNPINALAQIIARLKDEQGRITIPGFYDSIAELTEQERAMWAQLPHSDQEFAASIGVSALPGEAGYSTLERLWARPTLDVNGIWGGYQGEGSKTVIAAKAGAKISMRLVPGQDPARITKLAQDYITSLAPQGVSVKVIDHHGGQPIAMDLDSPYIAAADRALQRVYGKKAAFGRTGGSIPIVASFRAILGAPVLLVDLGLNEDAPHSPNESFALEDYHNGILTSAYLLQELGADETSQSG, encoded by the coding sequence ATGACCTCGCTTCCTCCCCTGAACGATGCGCTCGACGCTGCACGCGCCGACGCCGAGCTGTTCGACTTTCTGCGTATTCCCTCCGTCTCCGCCGACTCCAGGCGCAAGGGTGACATGCTGCGCGCCGCCGAGTTTCTGCAAAGCAAGCTCGCCTCCCTGGGTTTCACGGCCCGCGTCGACCGGACGGCCGGGCACCCGGTGGTGTACGCCGAGCGCGTGGCGTCACCGGAGAGACCCACGGTGCTGATCTACGGACATTACGACGTGCAGCCCGAAGCGCCCGAGGGCGAGTGGCTCAGCGACCCCTTCGAGCCCACCGTGCGTGACGGGCGCATCTACGCGCGCGGCGCCACCGACGACAAGGGCCAGGCCTACGCGCACGTGCAGGGCGTGGAGCTGCTGCTCGGGCAGGGCGACCTGCCCGTCAACGTCAAGTTCCTGCTCGAAGGCGAGGAGGAGGTGGGCAGCCCGAACCTCGAAACCTACCTGCGTGAACGTGCCGAGGAGCTTGCCTGCGACGTCATCGTGATCTCGGACGGCTCGCGCTTCGCCAGGGACGTGCCCACCGTCACCTACGGCCTGCGAGGTCTTTCCTACATCGAGGTGCACGTGCAGGGCGCCAACCGGGACCTGCATAGCGGCAGCTACGGTGGGGCCGCGCCCAACCCGATCAACGCGCTCGCGCAGATCATCGCGCGGCTCAAGGACGAGCAGGGACGCATCACCATCCCCGGTTTTTATGACTCTATTGCGGAACTGACCGAGCAGGAACGCGCGATGTGGGCGCAGCTGCCGCACAGTGACCAGGAGTTCGCGGCCTCGATCGGCGTCAGTGCGCTGCCAGGCGAAGCGGGGTACAGCACCCTGGAACGTCTGTGGGCCCGCCCGACCCTCGACGTGAACGGCATCTGGGGCGGCTATCAGGGCGAGGGCAGCAAGACGGTCATCGCCGCCAAGGCGGGCGCCAAGATCAGCATGCGCCTCGTGCCCGGACAGGACCCAGCGCGCATCACCAAGCTCGCGCAGGACTACATCACCTCGCTCGCGCCGCAAGGAGTCAGCGTCAAGGTGATTGACCATCACGGCGGTCAGCCCATCGCCATGGACCTCGATTCACCGTACATCGCGGCTGCCGACCGCGCCCTGCAGCGCGTCTACGGCAAGAAGGCCGCTTTCGGTCGCACGGGCGGCTCGATTCCCATCGTGGCGAGCTTCCGCGCCATTCTGGGCGCGCCCGTGCTGCTGGTCGACCTGGGCCTCAACGAGGACGCCCCGCACTCCCCCAATGAATCGTTCGCGCTGGAGGACTACCACAACGGCATCCTGACCAGCGCGTACCTGCTGCAGGAGTTGGGCGCGGACGAGACTTCTCAGTCCGGCTGA
- a CDS encoding GNAT family N-acetyltransferase, with translation MTRDELRSVPEQLFTPRLLLRAPRAGDGDAICAAVRASLTELKPWMVFAQEEPEPARFEANVRRAQANFVLRRELRYLLFLRDGEAFVGVAGLQHIDWGVPKFEIGYWQDSRFSRQGLMTEAVGALCEMAQGALGARRLEIRCDALNLRSQGVPTRLGFELEGRLRNEDVAADDPSRLRDTLVFARVQ, from the coding sequence GTGACACGAGATGAACTTCGGTCCGTTCCCGAGCAGCTGTTCACTCCTCGTCTGCTGCTGCGCGCACCACGCGCAGGCGACGGCGACGCCATCTGCGCCGCGGTTCGGGCTTCCCTGACCGAGTTGAAACCCTGGATGGTCTTCGCGCAGGAAGAGCCCGAACCGGCGCGCTTCGAGGCGAACGTCCGTCGTGCCCAGGCGAATTTCGTGCTGCGTCGGGAGTTGCGCTACCTGCTGTTTCTGCGTGACGGAGAAGCGTTTGTCGGAGTGGCCGGCCTGCAGCACATCGATTGGGGCGTGCCCAAATTCGAGATCGGCTACTGGCAGGATTCCCGCTTTTCCCGCCAGGGCCTGATGACCGAGGCCGTCGGTGCACTGTGTGAGATGGCGCAGGGCGCGCTCGGTGCCCGCCGCCTCGAAATCCGGTGTGACGCCCTGAACCTGCGCAGCCAGGGCGTTCCGACGCGGCTGGGCTTCGAGCTTGAGGGGCGCCTGAGAAATGAGGACGTGGCCGCCGACGACCCATCGAGGCTGCGTGACACCCTGGTGTTCGCGCGGGTGCAGTGA